One window of Macrococcus sp. 19Msa1099 genomic DNA carries:
- a CDS encoding amino acid ABC transporter substrate-binding protein, with product MKKLFIVLTALLFVLAACGSSEEGSKKDGKTLTVGTEGTYAPFTYHDKDGKLTGYDVEVTEAVAKKAGYKVKFVETQWDSMFSGLNSGRFDTIANQVGINAERKDKYNFSKPYTYSEGVLVVRKNNDSIQSFDDVKGKKLAQTLTSNYGKLAKDKGAEITSVEGFNQAIEMVLSNRVEGTFNDKLSVLDYQQQKKTADIKLITGDAEKSQSGFVFTKKTDKTVIEDVNKALDELHKDGTLTKISKKWFGEDVSKA from the coding sequence ATGAAAAAATTATTTATAGTATTGACGGCGTTGTTATTTGTGCTTGCCGCATGTGGCAGCAGTGAAGAGGGTTCAAAGAAAGATGGTAAGACACTGACAGTGGGCACTGAAGGAACATATGCACCATTTACATACCATGACAAAGATGGAAAGTTAACGGGATATGATGTAGAAGTTACTGAAGCAGTAGCGAAAAAAGCGGGTTATAAGGTTAAGTTCGTTGAAACACAGTGGGATTCAATGTTCTCGGGATTAAATTCAGGGCGTTTTGATACGATAGCAAACCAAGTCGGAATCAATGCAGAACGTAAAGATAAATACAACTTCTCTAAACCATATACGTATTCTGAGGGCGTATTAGTCGTTCGTAAAAATAACGATTCAATCCAGTCATTTGATGACGTTAAAGGAAAGAAACTTGCTCAGACGTTGACTTCAAACTACGGTAAGCTAGCGAAAGATAAAGGCGCTGAAATTACTTCAGTAGAAGGATTTAACCAGGCGATAGAAATGGTATTATCAAATCGTGTGGAAGGAACTTTCAATGATAAATTATCAGTCCTTGATTATCAGCAACAAAAGAAAACAGCTGATATTAAGCTGATTACGGGTGATGCTGAGAAGAGCCAGTCAGGATTTGTATTCACTAAGAAGACAGATAAGACAGTAATAGAGGATGTTAATAAAGCATTAGATGAATTGCATAAAGATGGTACATTAACAAAAATAAGTAAGAAATGGTTTGGTGAAGATGTTTCTAAAGCTTAA
- the pepV gene encoding dipeptidase PepV, whose product MWREKVAQYEDKIIEDLTGLLNIRSVRDDSLADEEHPVGPGPREALDYMYKLAQRDGFNTHDVDHIAGRIEAGKGERIFGILGHVDVVPEGSGWDTDPFNATVTEDRIIARGTLDDKGPTIAAYYAVKILEDMQVDWKKRIHIIIGTDEESEWKCTDRYFETEPMPDLGIAPDADFPLIHGEKGFSSFDIIQTSDEESEKTPEVVLKALKSGERYNMVPDHAEAQLSVNEQMAYVIQSFEGFLKDYSLEGKHYVDNGQLKLEIEGKSVHGMEPFKGINAGLYLIHFLNTLDLDKKAKAFVALGDDKLFDSHFGEKLDVAIETEELGKLTTNIGIISYTDVDGGVYGVNLRYPNGFEFDQEIDKLSQTLAPYFEIEVTKHQVPHYVDKNDPFVMKLLQAYRNQTGDMTEPYTIGGGTYARTMEKGVAFGAMFKDSEDLMHQKNEYITKKQLFDATAIYLEAIHSVCVEEA is encoded by the coding sequence ATGTGGAGAGAAAAAGTAGCACAATATGAAGACAAGATAATTGAAGACTTAACAGGACTTCTCAATATTCGCAGTGTTCGCGATGATAGTCTGGCAGATGAAGAGCATCCTGTTGGTCCGGGACCACGTGAGGCGCTGGATTACATGTACAAATTAGCACAGCGCGATGGATTCAATACGCATGATGTTGATCATATCGCTGGACGTATTGAAGCGGGTAAAGGAGAAAGAATCTTCGGTATCTTAGGGCATGTCGATGTTGTACCTGAAGGCAGTGGCTGGGATACAGATCCATTTAATGCAACGGTTACTGAAGACCGAATCATTGCACGTGGAACTTTAGATGATAAAGGACCGACAATTGCTGCTTACTATGCAGTGAAGATCTTAGAAGATATGCAAGTAGACTGGAAGAAACGTATACATATCATTATCGGTACGGATGAAGAATCAGAGTGGAAATGTACAGATCGCTATTTTGAAACTGAGCCGATGCCTGATTTAGGTATCGCACCTGACGCGGACTTTCCGTTAATCCATGGTGAAAAAGGGTTCTCATCATTTGATATCATTCAGACAAGTGATGAGGAAAGTGAAAAGACACCAGAAGTCGTATTGAAAGCTTTAAAATCAGGTGAACGTTACAATATGGTACCTGATCATGCTGAGGCGCAGTTAAGTGTCAATGAACAGATGGCATATGTTATACAGAGCTTCGAAGGATTCCTAAAGGACTACAGCCTTGAAGGAAAGCATTATGTAGATAATGGTCAGCTGAAATTAGAAATAGAAGGGAAATCTGTGCATGGTATGGAGCCGTTCAAAGGTATCAATGCAGGATTGTATTTAATCCACTTCTTAAATACGCTGGATCTGGATAAGAAAGCGAAAGCATTCGTGGCATTAGGTGATGATAAATTATTTGATTCTCACTTTGGAGAAAAGCTGGATGTTGCAATCGAGACAGAAGAATTAGGGAAGTTAACAACGAATATCGGTATCATCAGCTATACTGATGTGGATGGTGGTGTATATGGTGTCAACTTACGCTATCCTAATGGTTTTGAATTCGACCAAGAGATTGATAAACTTTCACAGACATTGGCACCATACTTTGAAATTGAAGTGACAAAACATCAAGTACCGCATTATGTCGATAAAAACGATCCATTTGTAATGAAGCTACTACAAGCTTATCGCAATCAGACAGGGGATATGACAGAACCTTATACGATTGGTGGCGGAACGTATGCCCGTACAATGGAAAAAGGTGTTGCGTTTGGTGCTATGTTTAAAGATTCAGAAGATCTGATGCACCAGAAAAATGAATACATCACTAAAAAGCAATTATTCGATGCTACAGCAATTTATCTGGAAGCAATACATTCAGTTTGTGTAGAAGAGGCATAG
- a CDS encoding phosphotransferase family protein, protein MEHFYQLGWTLDSAGGASGEAYMAEQDGRKLFLKRNSSPFLAALSAEGIVPKLVWTKRIETGEVVTAQHWKNGRSLTHMEMKSERVALLLKKIHRSKPLLNMLKRLEMKPMDPELLLNKINSSLSRNVLTHHTVRKALIYLEEHMPQLERKFYTVCHGDVNHNNWLLSDQDELFLVDWEGAMIADPAIDIGMILYTYGDTIDWQSWLATYGIEYTLDLEKRMKWYTIIQAIAMIEWYEEKSRYHDLNDWLKFLDDVLNLNRFI, encoded by the coding sequence TTGGAACATTTCTATCAGCTAGGTTGGACATTAGATTCCGCTGGCGGCGCATCTGGAGAAGCATACATGGCAGAACAAGACGGCAGAAAGCTTTTCTTAAAGCGTAACTCCTCTCCGTTTCTTGCTGCACTTTCTGCTGAAGGTATCGTACCGAAACTTGTATGGACGAAGAGAATAGAGACAGGTGAAGTCGTAACAGCACAGCACTGGAAGAATGGGCGAAGTCTGACGCACATGGAAATGAAATCCGAACGTGTTGCACTACTGCTGAAGAAGATTCATCGTTCGAAACCATTACTTAATATGCTCAAGCGACTTGAGATGAAACCGATGGATCCAGAGCTATTGCTTAATAAGATCAATTCCTCATTATCTCGCAACGTATTAACACATCATACTGTCCGTAAAGCGCTGATCTATCTGGAAGAGCATATGCCGCAGCTAGAGCGCAAGTTCTATACAGTATGTCATGGGGATGTCAATCATAATAACTGGCTCTTATCAGATCAGGATGAACTCTTTCTTGTTGACTGGGAAGGTGCGATGATTGCAGATCCGGCGATAGATATCGGTATGATTCTTTATACTTATGGTGATACCATCGACTGGCAATCTTGGCTTGCAACTTATGGTATTGAATACACACTGGATCTGGAAAAGCGCATGAAGTGGTATACCATCATTCAGGCGATTGCAATGATTGAATGGTACGAAGAGAAGAGTCGCTATCATGATTTGAATGACTGGCTGAAATTTTTAGATGATGTATTAAATTTGAATCGTTTTATTTAA
- the trmB gene encoding tRNA (guanosine(46)-N7)-methyltransferase TrmB, whose amino-acid sequence MRMRNKPWAEDFLLQHEDIVSIDLARKDHIVDWFEQVQPIHIEVGSGMGRFITEMAKAHPEINYIGIERDKNVMIRIVEKAVEQNIRNLRLLTVDAEKLTEIFNAGEIDRIYLNFSDPWPKVRHAKRRLTHENFLKVYETILNKDGEIHFKTDNQALFEYSIESMSHYGMKLKNINLNLHDNEPVDNIRTEYEDKFSNKGFRINRLEARF is encoded by the coding sequence ATGAGAATGAGAAATAAACCGTGGGCTGAAGATTTTCTTCTGCAGCACGAGGATATTGTAAGTATCGACCTTGCTCGAAAAGATCACATCGTTGACTGGTTTGAACAAGTGCAGCCGATACATATCGAAGTCGGAAGCGGTATGGGCCGTTTTATTACGGAGATGGCTAAAGCGCACCCGGAGATTAATTATATTGGTATCGAACGTGATAAGAATGTCATGATTCGTATCGTAGAAAAAGCAGTGGAACAAAATATTAGAAACTTACGCCTGTTAACAGTAGATGCCGAAAAGCTGACAGAAATCTTTAATGCGGGTGAGATTGATAGAATCTATCTTAACTTCTCAGATCCATGGCCTAAAGTACGTCACGCAAAGCGCAGACTGACGCATGAGAATTTTCTTAAAGTTTATGAAACTATTTTAAATAAAGATGGTGAAATTCATTTCAAGACTGATAATCAGGCGTTATTTGAATATTCGATCGAGAGTATGAGCCATTACGGCATGAAGCTGAAAAATATTAATTTGAATCTGCATGATAATGAACCTGTTGATAATATTCGTACGGAATATGAAGATAAGTTCTCGAATAAAGGATTTAGAATTAATCGATTAGAAGCTCGATTTTAA
- a CDS encoding M42 family metallopeptidase: MTKIMETIKTLTELHGAPGHEYQVRDYLKERLTAYADEVLQDGLGGVYFLKKSANPDAKKVMIAAHMDEVGFMVTHITDNGMLKFTPLGGWPEDVLQAQRMKVLARDGKEYTGIIGSLPKHFRTGNEGTPQISDMMLDIGAENKEMVNEMGIAPGDTIVPEVEFKQLTDHRFLCKAWDNRYGCTIIIDVMERLKDVALPFDLYIGANVQEEVGLRGAGPAANMIQPDVAFVVDCSPANDMAGSSSDNGRLGAGTLLRIIDRTMILKPSFKTLMQETYEAHNINYQYYQSPGGTDGGQIHISNEGVPTAVVGVPARYIHSNHTIFDIRDYEAARDGMLALLSRLDDETIQCLKQN; encoded by the coding sequence ATGACAAAGATAATGGAAACGATCAAAACATTAACAGAATTACATGGGGCACCTGGACATGAATATCAAGTGCGCGACTATTTAAAGGAAAGACTGACAGCATATGCAGATGAAGTACTGCAGGACGGGCTCGGTGGTGTGTATTTCTTAAAGAAGAGTGCAAATCCAGATGCTAAGAAAGTAATGATTGCTGCACATATGGATGAAGTTGGATTTATGGTGACACATATTACCGATAATGGCATGCTTAAGTTCACACCGCTTGGCGGATGGCCTGAAGATGTACTGCAGGCACAGCGTATGAAAGTATTAGCTCGAGATGGGAAAGAATATACTGGAATCATTGGAAGCCTGCCGAAACACTTCAGAACAGGAAATGAAGGGACACCACAAATTTCAGATATGATGCTGGATATCGGTGCTGAGAATAAAGAGATGGTCAATGAAATGGGGATAGCGCCCGGGGATACGATTGTACCTGAAGTTGAATTTAAGCAGTTAACGGATCACCGTTTCTTATGTAAAGCGTGGGATAATCGTTATGGATGTACCATAATTATAGATGTGATGGAACGGTTGAAGGACGTTGCGCTTCCTTTTGATCTATATATCGGGGCGAATGTGCAGGAAGAAGTAGGTTTACGTGGCGCAGGACCTGCAGCAAATATGATTCAGCCGGATGTTGCATTTGTTGTAGACTGTTCGCCCGCAAATGATATGGCTGGAAGTAGCAGCGATAATGGACGACTTGGAGCTGGCACGTTACTGAGAATCATCGACCGCACAATGATATTAAAGCCATCATTCAAGACATTGATGCAAGAAACATATGAAGCACATAATATCAATTACCAATATTATCAGTCTCCGGGTGGAACAGACGGGGGTCAGATTCATATTTCGAATGAAGGTGTGCCGACAGCGGTAGTAGGAGTCCCTGCACGTTATATTCATTCCAATCATACGATATTTGATATTCGTGATTATGAAGCGGCGCGCGATGGTATGCTTGCGCTACTGAGTAGACTTGATGATGAAACGATTCAGTGTTTAAAACAGAATTAA
- a CDS encoding aminotransferase class I/II-fold pyridoxal phosphate-dependent enzyme — protein sequence MDFNRVIDRSTTNAVAHEMLSKVYQRKDLMPFWIADMDIAVPETIIHALQERLSHPIYGYTNWNNDQFYQPVRHWYKTRFDLNVLKQDLAYAPSVLFTVTEVIRSVTNEGDGVIVNIPSYNNFLNLINGNKRMIVGCDLYDDEDQYSMDFVQFEYLCQMPQNKVFLFCNPHNPTGKVFTEEEILKIIEICEKHNVYIISDEIHMDFVRHGKHQSLVKYMSQYDKMVVTTCLGKTFNISGIPHAYYITKDSYMRELLQTKIGSVYGISSPNILGLTAIRTAYMECGPWVDALNEHIESNMIKVETFINERLSDVLVFRRPHSTFLAWINFEASGFSEMDVQDALQNIGRIAVGIGNTYELTESTHFRLNVACSEEKLEQGLAAIEKAFSYLKENAVD from the coding sequence ATGGATTTTAATAGAGTGATTGACCGTAGTACAACGAATGCAGTTGCTCATGAAATGCTGTCTAAAGTTTATCAGCGTAAAGATTTAATGCCGTTTTGGATAGCGGATATGGATATTGCTGTTCCAGAAACAATAATACATGCGTTACAGGAGCGATTAAGTCATCCGATATACGGCTATACAAACTGGAATAACGATCAGTTCTATCAGCCGGTTCGTCATTGGTACAAGACACGTTTTGATCTCAATGTATTAAAGCAGGATCTCGCATATGCCCCAAGCGTGTTATTCACAGTTACTGAAGTGATTCGCAGTGTAACAAATGAAGGGGATGGTGTTATCGTTAACATCCCCTCATATAATAACTTCTTAAATTTAATCAATGGAAATAAACGTATGATCGTTGGCTGTGATCTGTATGATGATGAAGATCAATATTCGATGGATTTTGTTCAGTTTGAATATTTATGTCAGATGCCTCAGAACAAAGTGTTCCTGTTCTGTAATCCACATAATCCGACAGGTAAGGTGTTTACCGAAGAAGAGATTTTAAAGATCATCGAGATTTGTGAGAAGCATAATGTCTATATTATATCTGACGAAATTCATATGGACTTCGTTCGTCATGGTAAACATCAGTCACTGGTTAAGTATATGTCTCAGTATGACAAGATGGTTGTTACAACGTGTCTCGGGAAGACATTTAATATTTCAGGCATTCCTCATGCCTATTATATAACGAAGGACAGCTATATGCGTGAATTGCTGCAGACGAAGATAGGAAGTGTCTATGGTATAAGTTCTCCGAATATACTAGGGCTCACTGCAATTCGTACAGCTTATATGGAATGTGGCCCGTGGGTAGATGCACTTAATGAACATATTGAATCAAATATGATTAAAGTAGAGACATTCATTAACGAGCGATTGAGTGACGTCCTTGTATTCCGTAGACCACATAGTACGTTTCTTGCATGGATTAACTTTGAAGCGAGTGGGTTCAGTGAAATGGACGTTCAGGATGCGCTGCAGAATATCGGGCGTATCGCTGTAGGTATCGGGAACACCTATGAACTGACCGAGAGCACGCACTTCAGACTAAATGTTGCGTGTAGCGAAGAGAAGCTTGAACAGGGGTTAGCAGCAATAGAAAAAGCATTCTCATATTTAAAGGAGAATGCTGTAGATTAA